A DNA window from Comamonas fluminis contains the following coding sequences:
- a CDS encoding PepSY-associated TM helix domain-containing protein, translating to MQKVLETELQPQAGAVNPPRPARSGGGHLFVPARWHRPVVLKWLRRTHAWLGMWGAALGLLFGATGLLLNHRATMKIPGPAHNNTQWQLSLAQQPADIDTLVLQLQQELAIAKPPHQKKVEAAGPAPWPGAMQPERWLIAFATPKATVNAEYWVGNLSVSIKRMDPNLLAKLNRLHMATGASAAWILLTDTLAGALIALSLTGMLLWTKLHGSRLLALGIGGTSLGLLLLLGISA from the coding sequence ATGCAAAAAGTCCTGGAGACTGAACTGCAGCCGCAAGCAGGCGCGGTGAACCCGCCGCGCCCTGCCAGGTCTGGCGGCGGCCATCTGTTTGTTCCGGCTCGCTGGCACAGGCCTGTGGTTCTGAAATGGCTGCGGCGCACCCACGCCTGGCTTGGAATGTGGGGCGCCGCGCTGGGCCTGCTGTTTGGCGCAACCGGCCTGCTGCTCAATCATCGTGCCACGATGAAGATTCCAGGCCCGGCCCATAACAATACGCAGTGGCAGCTGAGCCTGGCACAGCAGCCCGCCGATATTGATACGCTGGTGCTCCAATTGCAGCAGGAACTGGCCATAGCCAAACCACCACATCAAAAAAAGGTGGAAGCAGCAGGCCCTGCGCCCTGGCCCGGTGCCATGCAGCCTGAGCGCTGGCTGATTGCCTTTGCCACCCCCAAGGCCACGGTCAATGCCGAATACTGGGTGGGGAACCTCTCGGTATCCATCAAGCGCATGGACCCGAATCTTCTGGCCAAGCTGAACCGTTTGCACATGGCCACAGGTGCATCAGCCGCCTGGATTTTGCTGACAGACACTCTGGCTGGCGCTTTGATTGCACTGTCTTTGACTGGCATGCTTTTGTGGACCAAGTTGCACGGCTCACGGCTGCTGGCGCTTGGCATTGGCGGAACCAGCCTTGGGCTGTTGCTGCTTCTTGGCATCAGCGCCTGA
- a CDS encoding TonB-dependent receptor, giving the protein MAFRYSPLAAALGLAFSSATWAQPASEVVLGEIQVRGDSQQQEAGYNPPTATSATKIEAPLRDIPQTVNVVPQSLLRDQAAQSMQDALKTVPGVGLSHGDGQRDQVTIRGFSAIADQFVDGLRDDALYFRDLSNIEQIEVLKGPASVLYGRGSSGGLINRITKKPGSNLSEVGITLGRWNQRRGEFDLARAPQDSIVSYRLTGAIERADSYRDQQFLDRKALAASVLIKPSTDTSVLLQADYLKDQRLTDFGIPAYQGRPVNVSPGTYYGAANARDVDVSRAEVASLGMTLNHRINDEWSVRNALRYYDYSLDRSNTLVGSVNEKAMTASLTRGAIQREEDGFFNQTELTQKVQLGGMKHQLLYGFEFGRQSKGLLSYSRANVATVSLLNPVLPTLPLQIAGNPSANNQSTFKVASAYVQDLVSITPQWKALAGVRYDRFQQETQERLPGKPDLGRTDTAWSPRIGLVYQPSTTWSYYASWSKSFQPSGETFALAASNAQLAPEKTTSQEVGVKWERPDGKVSVTASLFKLERTNIKSTDPTTNTVVPLGVQRTNGLELTFAGEIAPSWQVWAGYAFLDGEMTTSPAMDAGQPVQGKRPTLTPRQSANLWVTKAVGNGFGLGAGMNYVGARFANPGNTVTLPGYTTVDAMAYYRKGPWDVQLKLNNLLNRSYIVAGHGSSPNLNLPGAPRSAQVVARYRF; this is encoded by the coding sequence ATGGCATTCAGGTATTCGCCGCTGGCAGCGGCATTGGGTCTGGCGTTTTCCAGCGCAACATGGGCTCAGCCCGCATCCGAAGTCGTGCTGGGCGAAATCCAGGTTCGTGGCGACAGTCAGCAGCAGGAGGCCGGCTACAACCCGCCCACAGCCACCAGCGCCACCAAGATCGAAGCGCCGCTGCGCGATATTCCTCAAACAGTCAATGTGGTGCCGCAAAGCCTGCTGCGGGACCAGGCCGCACAGTCCATGCAGGATGCGCTCAAGACAGTGCCCGGTGTGGGCCTGTCACACGGCGACGGCCAGCGCGATCAGGTCACCATCCGGGGCTTCTCGGCCATTGCCGATCAGTTTGTGGATGGCCTGCGTGACGATGCGCTGTACTTTCGCGACCTGTCCAACATCGAGCAGATCGAGGTCCTCAAAGGCCCCGCTTCGGTACTTTACGGACGCGGCTCATCGGGCGGCCTGATCAACCGGATCACCAAGAAGCCGGGCAGCAATCTCAGCGAGGTGGGCATTACTCTGGGCCGCTGGAATCAGCGCCGCGGCGAGTTTGACCTGGCCCGCGCACCGCAGGACAGCATCGTTTCCTACCGCCTGACGGGAGCCATCGAGCGCGCAGACAGCTACCGTGACCAGCAATTCCTGGACCGCAAGGCTCTGGCGGCCTCGGTACTCATCAAGCCCAGCACCGACACCAGCGTGCTGCTGCAGGCCGATTACCTGAAAGACCAGCGCCTGACCGATTTCGGCATACCTGCCTACCAGGGCAGACCTGTCAATGTGTCACCCGGCACTTATTACGGCGCGGCCAACGCCAGGGATGTAGATGTCAGCCGCGCTGAAGTGGCATCGCTGGGCATGACGCTCAACCACCGCATCAATGACGAATGGTCGGTTCGCAATGCCTTGCGCTACTACGACTATTCGCTGGACCGCAGCAACACGCTGGTGGGGTCCGTCAATGAAAAAGCCATGACCGCATCGCTGACGCGTGGCGCCATTCAGCGCGAAGAAGATGGCTTCTTCAACCAGACCGAGCTAACCCAGAAAGTTCAGCTAGGGGGCATGAAACACCAGTTGCTGTACGGCTTCGAGTTTGGCCGCCAGAGCAAGGGATTGCTGTCATACAGCCGTGCCAATGTCGCTACGGTTTCGCTGCTGAACCCTGTGCTGCCCACCCTGCCACTGCAGATTGCGGGCAATCCTTCGGCCAACAATCAAAGCACCTTCAAGGTAGCCAGCGCCTATGTGCAGGATCTGGTGAGCATCACACCCCAATGGAAAGCGCTGGCGGGTGTGCGCTATGACCGCTTCCAGCAAGAGACTCAGGAGCGTCTGCCTGGCAAACCTGATCTGGGCCGCACCGATACGGCCTGGAGCCCCCGCATCGGTCTGGTCTATCAGCCTTCAACCACCTGGTCGTATTACGCTTCGTGGAGCAAATCCTTCCAGCCGTCTGGCGAGACCTTTGCACTGGCCGCCAGCAATGCGCAGCTGGCTCCCGAAAAAACCACCAGTCAGGAAGTGGGCGTGAAGTGGGAGCGCCCGGATGGCAAGGTGTCCGTCACGGCCTCGCTGTTCAAGCTGGAACGCACCAATATCAAGAGCACCGACCCAACGACCAACACCGTCGTGCCTCTGGGCGTGCAGCGCACCAACGGACTGGAGCTGACCTTTGCTGGCGAAATTGCACCTAGCTGGCAAGTCTGGGCGGGCTATGCCTTCCTGGACGGCGAGATGACCACCTCACCTGCCATGGACGCAGGCCAGCCAGTGCAAGGCAAGCGCCCCACGCTGACCCCAAGACAAAGTGCCAACCTCTGGGTCACCAAGGCTGTGGGCAACGGCTTTGGTCTGGGAGCAGGCATGAACTATGTGGGGGCCCGATTCGCTAACCCCGGCAACACGGTCACCCTGCCTGGCTACACCACGGTGGATGCGATGGCCTACTACCGCAAGGGCCCGTGGGATGTTCAGCTCAAGCTCAACAATCTGCTCAACCGCAGCTATATCGTGGCCGGTCACGGCAGCTCGCCCAACCTGAACCTGCCAGGCGCTCCGCGCTCTGCCCAGGTCGTGGCGCGCTATCGCTTCTAA
- a CDS encoding ABC transporter ATP-binding protein, with translation MPANAAAPTSAHPLLQVQDLAKRYGEGDAQSSVFEHVSCEVSAGEFVAIVGNSGVGKSTFLNCLAGLDSWQQGRVLHQGVDLSSLDESQRALWRRAHLGFVFQAFHVLPHLDVAQNIALPLMLLGRMNPEGQQRVQQVLNAVGLQGLGQRLPQQLSGGQLQRVAIARAIVHSPPLLLADEPTGNLDPSTAAQIMDLLLQQTRDNGTALVLVTHSADAAKRANRVLRLTASGIETAHPA, from the coding sequence ATGCCCGCCAATGCCGCTGCCCCCACCTCCGCACATCCTCTGCTGCAAGTTCAGGATCTCGCCAAACGCTATGGTGAGGGCGATGCGCAAAGCAGCGTCTTCGAGCATGTGAGCTGCGAAGTTTCAGCAGGGGAATTTGTCGCCATCGTCGGCAACTCCGGCGTGGGCAAGTCCACGTTTCTGAACTGTCTGGCGGGCCTGGACAGCTGGCAGCAAGGCCGCGTGCTGCATCAAGGCGTGGACCTTTCCAGCCTTGACGAATCCCAGCGCGCACTGTGGCGGCGTGCCCATCTTGGCTTTGTGTTTCAGGCGTTTCATGTACTGCCGCATCTGGATGTGGCGCAAAACATTGCCCTGCCGCTGATGCTGCTGGGCCGCATGAATCCAGAAGGTCAGCAGCGTGTGCAGCAGGTGCTCAATGCTGTCGGCCTGCAAGGGCTGGGCCAGCGCCTGCCGCAGCAGCTGAGCGGCGGCCAGCTTCAGCGCGTGGCCATTGCACGGGCCATTGTGCATTCACCGCCGCTGCTGCTGGCCGATGAACCCACGGGCAATCTGGACCCCTCAACCGCCGCACAGATCATGGATTTGCTGCTGCAGCAAACCCGCGACAACGGCACTGCGCTGGTGCTGGTCACCCACTCGGCAGACGCTGCCAAACGCGCAAATCGCGTGCTGCGGCTGACGGCCAGCGGCATAGAGACCGCTCACCCCGCTTGA
- the miaA gene encoding tRNA (adenosine(37)-N6)-dimethylallyltransferase MiaA, giving the protein MTAAHALPCIAIAGPTASGKTAAALALAERLAQRGQKAEIISVDSALVYKGMDIGTAKPTAAELAAVPHHLIDIIDPLQSYSAAEFVRDTQKLVDEIRARSAIPLLVGGTMLYFKALMDGLDDMPAADPAVRAMLDAQAAELGWPAMHAKLAEVDAVTAARLAPGDSQRIQRALEVWHVSGKPLSSFHTTKNKAGPAEQMGLAALFSLEPTDRAWLHQRIALRFDLMLEQDFLSEVKTLRARGDLHPDLPSMRCVGYRQAWEVLDAFETNPAKPLDMAGLRERGIAATRQLAKRQITWLRSMPQRHAIACDAPDAQQQLLGAAMAVIDAAQQASR; this is encoded by the coding sequence ATGACTGCTGCCCACGCCCTGCCCTGTATCGCCATTGCCGGCCCCACTGCCTCGGGCAAAACTGCCGCTGCGCTGGCACTGGCCGAGCGACTGGCTCAGCGGGGGCAAAAGGCAGAAATCATCAGCGTGGATTCAGCGCTGGTTTACAAAGGCATGGACATCGGTACCGCCAAGCCCACAGCGGCAGAGCTGGCCGCCGTGCCTCACCACCTGATCGACATCATCGACCCGCTGCAGTCATACAGCGCTGCCGAGTTTGTGCGCGACACACAGAAGCTGGTCGATGAAATTCGCGCACGCAGCGCCATCCCGCTGCTGGTGGGCGGCACCATGCTGTACTTCAAGGCGCTGATGGATGGGCTGGACGATATGCCCGCCGCAGACCCCGCAGTGCGCGCCATGCTGGACGCACAGGCGGCCGAGCTGGGCTGGCCCGCCATGCATGCAAAGCTGGCCGAGGTGGATGCGGTGACGGCAGCACGCCTGGCGCCGGGCGACAGCCAGCGCATTCAACGTGCACTGGAAGTCTGGCATGTTTCCGGCAAGCCTCTATCGAGCTTTCACACTACCAAAAACAAAGCAGGCCCCGCAGAGCAGATGGGGCTTGCAGCGCTTTTTTCCTTGGAACCCACAGACCGCGCCTGGCTGCACCAGCGCATTGCACTGCGCTTTGACCTGATGCTGGAGCAAGACTTTCTGAGTGAAGTCAAAACACTGCGTGCACGCGGCGACCTGCACCCGGACCTGCCTTCCATGCGCTGTGTGGGCTACCGTCAGGCCTGGGAAGTGCTGGACGCCTTTGAAACCAACCCCGCCAAGCCGCTGGACATGGCGGGCCTGCGCGAACGCGGCATTGCCGCCACCCGCCAGCTGGCCAAGCGCCAGATCACCTGGCTGCGATCCATGCCCCAGCGCCATGCCATTGCCTGCGATGCCCCCGATGCCCAGCAGCAACTGCTGGGTGCGGCCATGGCCGTCATTGATGCAGCGCAGCAAGCCAGCCGCTAG
- a CDS encoding sulfatase family protein has product MTAPNIVFILADDLGWADLGVYGATDFKTPHLDRLAAQGVRFNQAYANSAVCSATRIALITGRYQYRLQAGLEEPLARYGAQLGLPPDHPTLPSLLKQAGYDTALIGKWHLGKPPAYGPQRSGYDYFFGNHSGAIDYFTHKPGVGEQFSADLWQGDEPVERTGYYTYILGDEATRYVHERKEIDKPFFLSLHFTAPHWPWEGPDDEHVAHSIKDLFHYDGGSLKKYGEIVEALDKAVGQVLQALDETGQADNTIVIFTSDNGGERFSKTWPFTGQKTELLEGGIRVPTLLRWSQRIQPQVQEQVTATFDWLPTLLAAAGAPQSPDFPSDGQNILPILEGSASNTDRTLFWRYKSQSQRAVRQGPWKYLKINDNEFLFNVVEDARERANLKNHQPEIFARLRKQWEEWNEQLLPITAENYSHGLSPDIQADRYVPTRVSQG; this is encoded by the coding sequence ATGACTGCACCGAATATTGTTTTCATCCTGGCCGACGACCTGGGCTGGGCCGACCTGGGCGTTTATGGCGCCACCGATTTCAAGACACCGCACCTGGACCGCCTGGCCGCACAGGGCGTGCGCTTCAATCAGGCCTATGCCAACTCTGCCGTGTGCTCGGCCACGCGCATTGCGCTCATTACCGGGCGCTATCAGTACCGCCTTCAGGCAGGGCTGGAAGAGCCGCTGGCCCGTTATGGCGCGCAACTGGGCCTGCCGCCCGATCACCCCACGCTGCCGTCGCTGCTCAAGCAGGCAGGCTATGACACCGCGCTGATCGGCAAATGGCACCTGGGCAAGCCGCCCGCCTATGGCCCGCAGCGCAGCGGCTACGACTATTTCTTTGGCAATCACAGCGGCGCCATTGACTACTTCACGCACAAGCCTGGCGTGGGCGAGCAGTTCAGCGCCGACCTGTGGCAGGGCGACGAGCCGGTGGAGCGCACGGGCTACTACACCTACATCCTGGGCGATGAAGCCACGCGCTATGTGCATGAGCGCAAGGAAATCGACAAGCCGTTTTTCCTGTCGCTGCACTTCACCGCGCCGCACTGGCCCTGGGAAGGCCCGGACGATGAGCATGTGGCGCACAGCATCAAGGATCTGTTTCACTACGACGGCGGCAGCCTCAAAAAATACGGCGAAATCGTCGAAGCCCTGGACAAGGCCGTGGGCCAGGTGCTGCAGGCGCTGGATGAGACGGGCCAGGCCGACAACACCATCGTCATCTTCACCAGCGACAACGGCGGCGAGCGCTTTTCCAAGACTTGGCCCTTTACCGGCCAGAAGACCGAGCTGCTGGAAGGCGGCATCCGCGTGCCCACGCTGCTGCGCTGGAGCCAGCGCATTCAGCCCCAGGTGCAGGAACAAGTCACCGCCACGTTTGACTGGCTGCCCACCTTGCTGGCTGCCGCCGGGGCACCGCAAAGCCCGGACTTTCCCAGCGACGGTCAGAACATCCTGCCGATTCTGGAAGGCAGCGCCAGCAACACGGACCGCACCCTGTTCTGGCGCTACAAATCGCAAAGCCAGCGCGCCGTGCGCCAGGGCCCGTGGAAATACCTCAAGATCAACGACAACGAGTTTTTGTTCAATGTGGTGGAAGACGCCCGCGAGCGCGCCAACCTCAAGAACCACCAGCCTGAAATCTTCGCCCGGCTGCGCAAACAGTGGGAAGAGTGGAACGAGCAGTTGCTGCCCATCACCGCTGAAAACTACAGCCACGGCCTGTCGCCCGATATTCAGGCAGACCGCTATGTGCCAACGCGCGTGAGCCAGGGTTAG
- a CDS encoding Bug family tripartite tricarboxylate transporter substrate binding protein, translated as MHSRRSFLQQSLLAASAAGFSLSSLAKAAESSAVPQASRILVGFGAGGGIDLLARVLAESIAAQLGKSHYVVVDNKPGANGQIAAQILLNAPSDGGTYLIAPLITPVLSQIVYKKPGYDPARDFSPVGLLAHFQFGLAVPAKHPARNIQEYVAWLKAHPDKANFGSPAVGSLPHFFGLLLGEAAGVNIVHVPYKGGPAMMTDLISGQLASAIQTTSELAPLHKEGKVRILGTFGAQRSRELPDVPTFAEAGYPKATGSGWYSLWARKGTSPDAIATVNRAVNQALADPKLQPKWAELSLQPDPRTPQALEQLRVAEIAKWRPVITNSGFTIE; from the coding sequence ATGCATTCCCGCCGTTCATTTCTGCAGCAATCGCTGCTTGCCGCCAGCGCCGCTGGTTTCTCTCTGAGCTCTCTGGCCAAAGCGGCTGAATCCTCTGCCGTACCCCAGGCCAGCCGCATTCTGGTGGGCTTTGGCGCAGGCGGCGGCATTGATCTGCTGGCCCGCGTGCTGGCCGAAAGCATTGCCGCGCAGCTGGGCAAGAGCCACTACGTGGTGGTCGACAACAAGCCCGGCGCCAATGGCCAGATTGCGGCGCAGATTCTGCTCAATGCGCCCAGCGACGGCGGCACCTATCTGATTGCCCCGCTGATTACGCCGGTGCTCTCGCAGATCGTTTACAAAAAACCCGGCTACGACCCGGCGCGTGATTTTTCTCCCGTCGGCCTGCTGGCGCATTTTCAGTTCGGTCTTGCCGTGCCCGCCAAGCACCCGGCGCGCAATATTCAGGAATATGTGGCCTGGCTCAAGGCCCACCCCGACAAGGCCAACTTCGGCAGTCCGGCCGTGGGCAGCCTGCCGCACTTCTTTGGCCTGCTGCTGGGCGAAGCCGCTGGCGTCAACATCGTGCATGTGCCCTACAAAGGTGGCCCTGCCATGATGACCGACCTTATCAGCGGTCAGCTGGCTTCTGCCATCCAAACCACCAGTGAACTGGCGCCGCTGCACAAGGAAGGCAAGGTGCGCATTCTGGGCACCTTCGGCGCCCAGCGCAGCCGCGAACTGCCCGATGTACCCACTTTTGCCGAAGCCGGCTACCCCAAGGCCACCGGCAGCGGCTGGTACAGCCTGTGGGCGCGCAAAGGCACATCACCCGATGCGATTGCCACCGTCAACCGCGCCGTCAATCAGGCACTAGCCGACCCCAAACTTCAACCCAAATGGGCCGAGCTATCGCTACAGCCCGACCCGCGCACACCGCAGGCGCTGGAGCAACTGCGCGTGGCCGAGATTGCCAAGTGGCGCCCTGTGATTACCAACTCTGGCTTCACGATTGAATAA
- a CDS encoding multidrug effflux MFS transporter gives MILILGLLLGLQPLATDMYLPALPLIQQGFGAHVSQAQLTLTAFLLAFGCSQLFWGPLSDRLGRKPVLLLGLSGYVLGAIGCASAQSMDALIAWRALQGAALGAAVMCARAVVRDLYAPHLGAQVMSKALTGLGVLAFLAPVSGSLFVVWLGWRSTMLAQALMGCVAWLMVVLRFQESIPQRNPKALHPANLLGTWARIVCNPMFQAYNLLTCFTYAGLFTNLAASSFTYINVLGMDRTHYGLMMGFNALCYISGTFACRRLLRSMSVQRAVAVAGGLSLVAGTIMGIAALAGLRSIWVYALPFCLYQVAHGIHMPCGQSNAVAPFPQAAGTASAINGFVMMIIAFAMGHWLGLHLDSNSTAPLALGVWFWSACTAITAWTLVRRFGISK, from the coding sequence ATGATTCTCATCCTGGGCCTACTGCTGGGGCTGCAGCCGCTGGCCACCGATATGTATCTGCCCGCCCTGCCGCTGATTCAGCAGGGCTTTGGCGCCCATGTCTCGCAGGCGCAGTTGACGCTGACGGCATTCCTGCTGGCTTTTGGCTGCTCTCAGCTGTTCTGGGGCCCGCTGTCAGACCGCCTGGGCCGCAAGCCTGTGCTGCTGCTGGGCCTGAGCGGCTATGTGCTGGGCGCCATAGGCTGCGCCAGCGCACAAAGCATGGATGCACTGATTGCCTGGCGTGCGCTGCAAGGCGCGGCACTGGGCGCGGCCGTCATGTGCGCACGCGCCGTGGTGCGCGACCTGTATGCGCCGCATCTGGGTGCGCAAGTCATGTCCAAGGCTTTGACGGGGCTGGGCGTGCTGGCATTTCTGGCACCCGTCAGCGGCAGCCTGTTCGTGGTCTGGCTAGGCTGGCGCTCCACCATGCTGGCGCAGGCGCTGATGGGCTGCGTCGCCTGGCTGATGGTGGTGCTGCGCTTTCAGGAATCCATTCCCCAGCGCAACCCCAAGGCGCTACACCCGGCCAATCTGCTGGGCACCTGGGCACGCATTGTGTGCAACCCCATGTTTCAGGCCTACAACCTACTGACCTGTTTCACCTATGCAGGCCTGTTCACCAATCTGGCCGCCTCGTCCTTCACCTACATCAATGTGCTGGGCATGGACAGAACCCACTACGGCCTGATGATGGGTTTCAACGCTCTTTGCTACATCAGCGGCACCTTTGCCTGCCGCCGCCTGCTGCGCAGCATGAGCGTGCAGCGCGCCGTAGCCGTGGCGGGCGGGCTCTCGCTGGTGGCGGGCACCATCATGGGCATTGCTGCACTGGCCGGTCTTCGCAGCATCTGGGTCTATGCCCTGCCGTTTTGCCTGTATCAGGTGGCCCACGGCATTCACATGCCTTGCGGGCAGAGCAATGCCGTGGCGCCGTTTCCGCAGGCCGCCGGTACGGCGTCTGCCATCAACGGCTTTGTAATGATGATCATCGCCTTTGCCATGGGCCACTGGTTGGGCCTGCATCTGGACAGCAATTCCACCGCGCCGCTGGCGCTGGGCGTGTGGTTCTGGTCGGCCTGCACGGCCATCACGGCGTGGACGCTGGTGCGGCGTTTTGGCATCAGCAAATAA
- a CDS encoding alpha/beta fold hydrolase → MSAVAFWSRKRLFFGAMAVLLAGGAAWGLKELDAKQRVWIFQPSNRTWPGANTAGMQEVDIPYTTRSGQKVQLHGLWMPAARAKAPQLLFLHGARWNVTGSSPRIRRLNELGFSVLAVDYRGFGKSSHALPSESTATEDARAAWDWLARKSPGQPRYIFGHSLGGAIAIDLARGVKDEKGVLVESTFTNIPDVFDSMRWGWLPVDWLITQRFDSIDKVADIGSPLLVVHGTADPLIPARLGQQLFDAAKEPKRFILVDGATHHNTQARAMGEYRKALRELFELNPR, encoded by the coding sequence ATGTCTGCCGTTGCTTTCTGGTCCCGCAAGCGCCTGTTCTTCGGCGCCATGGCCGTGCTGCTGGCGGGCGGCGCGGCGTGGGGGCTGAAAGAGCTGGATGCCAAGCAGCGCGTGTGGATCTTCCAGCCCAGCAACCGCACCTGGCCGGGCGCCAACACGGCGGGCATGCAGGAAGTCGATATTCCCTACACCACGCGCAGCGGCCAGAAGGTGCAGCTGCATGGCCTGTGGATGCCTGCCGCCCGCGCCAAGGCGCCGCAGCTTCTGTTTTTGCACGGTGCGCGCTGGAATGTGACGGGCTCGTCCCCGCGCATACGCAGGCTCAACGAACTGGGCTTTTCGGTGCTGGCGGTGGACTACCGGGGCTTTGGCAAAAGCAGCCATGCCCTGCCCTCTGAATCCACGGCCACCGAAGATGCCCGCGCCGCCTGGGACTGGCTGGCACGCAAGTCCCCAGGCCAGCCGCGCTATATCTTTGGCCATTCGCTGGGCGGCGCCATTGCGATTGATCTGGCCCGCGGCGTCAAGGATGAAAAAGGCGTGCTGGTCGAGTCCACCTTCACCAATATCCCCGATGTGTTTGACTCCATGCGCTGGGGCTGGCTGCCGGTGGACTGGCTGATTACCCAGCGCTTTGACTCCATCGACAAGGTGGCCGACATAGGCTCGCCGCTGCTGGTGGTGCACGGCACGGCTGACCCCTTGATTCCCGCCCGCCTGGGCCAGCAACTGTTTGATGCCGCCAAGGAGCCCAAGCGCTTCATTCTGGTGGACGGCGCCACCCACCACAACACTCAGGCCCGAGCCATGGGCGAGTACCGCAAGGCACTGCGTGAGCTGTTCGAACTGAATCCACGCTGA
- a CDS encoding methylglyoxal synthase, producing MPICLGLAANKLHHQTEDAALFSLLRACEAGIRELKLGFHAVGRTYDAIAAAGMLQGYRGLVRYPYGREGGLMRLVAEVVGMEGDERTLDGAIYLMDPVDPSSIFPEALAMKRQCVIHGKPFLSTVASTRDWIEMERIHAGLPRDRNADRFHDYENQTLALIAHDAMKPTMLEFAERNFDLLSRYRRRVGTGTTGQKLNEMAWSKGWPADKPWVDRYNSGPLGGDAQIADLVLDKRCQRAIFFEDPHVARQHEADIQLLERAVTTVTHDAVCSTSPQVAQRWCDAALKRGAA from the coding sequence ATGCCGATCTGCCTGGGCCTGGCCGCTAACAAACTGCATCATCAAACCGAAGATGCCGCACTGTTTTCCCTGTTGCGCGCTTGCGAGGCCGGAATTCGCGAACTCAAGCTGGGCTTTCATGCCGTGGGCCGCACCTATGACGCCATTGCCGCTGCCGGCATGCTGCAGGGCTACCGCGGTCTGGTGCGCTACCCCTATGGCCGTGAAGGCGGGCTGATGCGCCTGGTGGCCGAAGTGGTGGGCATGGAAGGCGACGAGCGCACGCTGGACGGCGCCATCTACCTGATGGACCCAGTGGACCCGTCTTCCATCTTCCCCGAAGCGCTGGCCATGAAGCGCCAGTGCGTGATTCACGGCAAGCCTTTTCTGTCCACCGTGGCCTCCACACGGGACTGGATCGAGATGGAGCGCATTCATGCCGGTTTGCCGCGTGACCGCAATGCCGACCGCTTTCACGACTACGAAAACCAGACGCTGGCGCTGATTGCCCACGATGCGATGAAGCCCACCATGCTGGAGTTTGCCGAGCGTAACTTTGACCTGCTCAGCCGCTATCGCCGCCGCGTGGGCACGGGCACCACGGGCCAGAAGCTCAATGAAATGGCCTGGAGCAAGGGCTGGCCTGCCGACAAGCCCTGGGTGGACCGCTACAACAGCGGCCCGCTGGGCGGCGATGCGCAGATTGCCGACCTGGTGCTGGACAAGCGCTGCCAGCGTGCCATCTTCTTTGAAGACCCGCATGTGGCCCGCCAGCACGAGGCCGATATTCAGCTGCTGGAGCGTGCCGTGACCACCGTGACGCACGACGCGGTGTGCAGCACCTCGCCCCAGGTGGCGCAGCGCTGGTGCGACGCTGCGCTCAAGCGCGGCGCGGCCTGA
- a CDS encoding DUF5329 domain-containing protein, translating into MKKLTTALLIAALPLAALAEKPTPAASQEIEHLIGHLKASGCEFQRNGSWYDSAKAAEHLRGKYDYLLKKGWVVTSEDFITRAATESSMSHKPYQVRCAGKDAEPSASWLQTELKRYRASK; encoded by the coding sequence ATGAAAAAACTCACCACCGCACTGCTGATCGCTGCTTTGCCTCTGGCCGCTCTGGCCGAAAAGCCCACGCCGGCGGCCAGTCAGGAAATTGAGCATCTGATCGGTCACCTCAAGGCCTCGGGCTGCGAGTTTCAGCGCAACGGCAGCTGGTACGACAGCGCCAAAGCGGCCGAGCATCTGCGCGGCAAATACGACTATCTGCTGAAAAAAGGCTGGGTGGTGACTTCTGAAGACTTCATCACCCGCGCGGCTACCGAAAGCAGCATGAGCCACAAGCCCTATCAGGTGCGCTGCGCGGGCAAGGATGCCGAGCCCAGCGCGAGCTGGCTGCAGACCGAGCTCAAGCGCTACCGCGCCAGCAAATAA
- a CDS encoding cupin domain-containing protein, whose protein sequence is MSINYRASYASLLCASAFMIFSSSAMAQAGAPQASGLTRTMVGKADVSVPGREAVVAKVEVAPGSRAGRHTHPGDEISYVSEGEVDLLMDGQPPRTIKAGESFVVPAGVVHDAHNASSGTVKLIGVYVVEKGKPLATPAP, encoded by the coding sequence ATGTCCATCAACTACCGCGCCAGTTACGCCAGCCTGCTGTGTGCCAGCGCTTTCATGATCTTCAGCAGCAGCGCCATGGCACAGGCTGGTGCGCCCCAGGCCAGCGGCCTGACACGCACCATGGTCGGGAAAGCCGATGTCTCGGTGCCCGGGCGCGAAGCCGTGGTTGCCAAGGTGGAAGTCGCCCCTGGCTCGCGTGCGGGCCGTCACACCCATCCGGGCGACGAGATCAGCTATGTGAGCGAAGGCGAAGTCGATTTACTGATGGACGGCCAGCCGCCGCGCACCATCAAGGCGGGCGAATCCTTTGTTGTGCCTGCGGGCGTGGTACACGACGCCCACAACGCCAGCAGCGGCACCGTGAAGCTGATTGGCGTGTATGTGGTGGAAAAGGGCAAGCCACTGGCTACGCCTGCGCCCTGA